One genomic window of Actinoplanes lobatus includes the following:
- a CDS encoding DUF6232 family protein: protein MTTYYRDPDVLITSSGVRMNGHEFRLPELIRVWYSRGPRSWSVIAWRGALGLAILLPLLAGGFAVLVALAMDASFATTVAWVIGGALLGLAVVPVADLLLERVDLSYDRGTRNLEIWGRVREGDVLLLRTNDAQRFGRVYRALQRALEPAVRG from the coding sequence ATGACCACGTACTACCGGGATCCGGATGTGCTCATCACGTCATCCGGTGTGCGGATGAACGGTCACGAGTTCCGCCTTCCCGAACTGATCCGGGTGTGGTATTCGAGGGGTCCCCGGTCCTGGAGCGTCATCGCCTGGCGGGGCGCGCTCGGCCTGGCGATCCTGCTGCCGCTGTTGGCCGGCGGGTTCGCCGTGCTGGTGGCGCTGGCCATGGACGCCTCGTTCGCCACCACGGTGGCCTGGGTGATCGGCGGGGCCCTGCTGGGCCTGGCCGTGGTGCCGGTCGCCGACCTGCTGCTGGAGCGGGTCGACCTGTCGTACGACCGGGGCACCCGCAACCTCGAGATCTGGGGCCGGGTGCGGGAGGGCGACGTGCTGCTCCTGCGGACGAACGACGCCCAGCGGTTCGGCCGCGTCTACCGGGCCCTGCAGCGCGCGCTGGAGCCCGCCGTACGCGGCTGA
- a CDS encoding PAS domain-containing protein, whose translation MRATEVRPTGVERTFGENELIVTKTDPRGVITYTNDVFLRVSALTEEQAVGSPHSLIRHPDMPRAVFQLLWDTLGKRQELFAYVLNLAADGAHYWVFAHITPSFDRTGRLLGYHSNRRRPSTAAIQTVRSVYTRMLDEERRQSRTPDAVAAGTAVLQQILGEHGRTYDELVWDITDGGAG comes from the coding sequence ATGAGAGCCACCGAGGTACGGCCCACCGGCGTCGAGCGCACGTTCGGCGAGAACGAGCTGATCGTCACCAAGACCGATCCGCGCGGCGTCATCACGTACACCAACGATGTCTTCCTGCGTGTCTCCGCGCTGACCGAGGAGCAGGCGGTGGGCAGCCCGCACAGCCTGATCCGGCACCCGGACATGCCGAGGGCCGTGTTCCAGCTGCTGTGGGACACCCTCGGGAAACGGCAGGAGCTCTTCGCGTACGTGCTGAACCTGGCCGCCGACGGCGCGCACTACTGGGTGTTCGCGCACATCACACCGTCCTTCGACCGGACCGGGCGGCTGCTCGGCTACCACTCCAACCGGCGCCGGCCGTCCACCGCCGCGATCCAGACGGTCAGGTCCGTCTACACCCGGATGCTGGACGAGGAGCGCCGGCAGTCCCGTACCCCGGACGCGGTGGCGGCGGGCACGGCGGTCCTCCAGCAGATCCTCGGCGAGCACGGGCGCACCTACGACGAGCTGGTCTGGGACATCACCGACGGCGGCGCCGGGTGA